The Coffea arabica cultivar ET-39 chromosome 9e, Coffea Arabica ET-39 HiFi, whole genome shotgun sequence genome has a window encoding:
- the LOC140014579 gene encoding uncharacterized protein, with the protein MPSFLNGYGAGTVIRLTVPKRSPHKQKGKSQDNSVKDGSYSMLAKNYVMICTGQKENINVRLKMEYGIWDCIDFLCMFTVVLDKCYMVWINKMARIRSKRRNKSLDENEGIEAAGTSEVRQPVPPLNAWMKFRKEYESTVPAKGIKITETMEYDDMYRLERCEDNLSHPTARGARCDNINLRGYNKMVKAAYDKLSEEEVQKRKENYWKEKEEYKREMTRLGKTIPPIKQYKNPKYTIRCSPNQMVWLASNIDETKKQQIRDMGFGGLLEIQCRSIPNGIGTWLVDNFNPTLSSFQLHGDGVLPLTAKDIGFILGIPNDGPLPVEDADSSEGGDSGPSRRTYKWKELPEELVSMSSGDEFKRLFVAFACGCLLAPTTRAEHKIRLWGCTKVVTEVASLNWAQYIRNVLCNRILEVQKKSGKQHQYVGGCIFVLLVHYLDRVTILKHRVARVTPRAKAWTDALISQRDALEIDNLGGYGKGKLIGAHEEEEAESGAQINELPPELVGIMMDSGHHDIAAELSEVYSMTVNCQRRILKIAEILCSHPRAKAAATEVVSKEKQKQRLSDSEQIHLDMESEDHSEYESAEDGKDSKDLDDGDSEKEQDAGGTADDIGTSIRSIDETEPTNRQSIGQKTVEKEQSGRTSDGKEAENDGITGDGKDISFSGNKYILTI; encoded by the exons ATGCCGTCATTTCTCAACGGATACGGGGCGGGAACGGTCATCAGATTGACCGTTCCCAAGCGGTCTCCTCACAAGCAGAAAGGAAAG TCACAAGATAATTCAGTGAAGGATGGGTCATACAGCATGTTGGCTAAAAATTATGTTATG ATCT GTACAGGACAGAAAGAGAACATAAATGTTAGATTGAAAATGGAATATGGTATTTGGGACTGCATTGAT TTCTTGTGCATGTTCACGGTTGTGTTGGATAAGTGTTACATGGTGTGGATTAATAA GATGGCACGGATAAGAAGCAAAAGACGGAACAAGAGTTTAGACGAAAATGAAGGAATAGAGGCAGCGGGGACAAGTGAAGTTAGACAACCAGTTCCACCGCTGAATGCGTGGATGAAGTTTAG GAAGGAGTATGAAAGCACCGTTCCAGCGAAAGGCATTAAGATAACAGAG aCCATGGAGTACGACGATATGTATCGTTTGGAGAGATGCGAG GATAATCTGTCACATCCCACTGCCAGGGGTGCTAGGTGTGATAATATTAACTTGAGAGGT TATAATAAAATGGTCAAAGCAGCATATGATAAATTGAGCGAGGAAGAAGTACAGAAGCGAAAAGAGAACTAttggaaagaaaaagaggagtATAAGAGAGAAATGACGCGACTTGGAAAGACTATACCGCCAATAAAGCAGTATAAG AATCCGAAGTACACCATTCGTTGTTCACCAAATCAGATGGTTTGGTTAGCATCGAACATTGATGAAACAAAAAAACAGCAAATCAGAGATATGGGGTTTGGAGGGCTGCTGGAAATACAGTGTCGCTCCATTCCGAACGGCATAGGAACCTGGCTGGTCGACAATTTTAATCCTACACTAAGCAGCTTTCAATTACATGGAGATGGTGTGCTACCCCTAACAGCAAAAGACATCGGTTTCATCCTTGGAATCCCAAATGATGGCCCCTTACCAGTTGAAGATGCTGATAGCAGTGAGGGTGGAGATTCTGGACCAAGTCGCCGAACATACAAATGGAAAGAGCTGCCGGAGGAGTTAGTATCCATGAGCAGTGGGGACGAGTTCAAGCGACTATTTGTTGCATTTGCTTGTGGATGTCTATTGGCTCCAACTACACGGGCTGAGCATAAAATCCGGCTATGGGGTTGCACGAAGGTGGTTACTGAGGTGGCCTCATTAAACTGGGCCCAGTACATTAGAAATGTACTATGCAATAGGATATTAGAAGTGCAGAAGAAAAGCGGAAAGCAGCACCAATATGTTGGGGGCTGCATCTTTGTTCTACTG GTGCATTACCTCGATCGAGTGACAATACTAAAGCATAGAGTGGCTCGAGTTACACCAAGAGCAAAGGCATGGACAGATGCTTTAATTTCACAGCGGGATGCATTGGAGATCGATAATCTCGGAGGTtatggaaaaggaaaacta ATTGGGGCGCATGAAGAGGAAGAGGCTGAATCAGGTGCACAGATAAATGAACTACCCCCTGAGCTAGTTGGAATAATGATGGACAGCGGTCATCATGACATTGCT GCTGAGCTTTCAGAAGTGTACAGTATGACAGTGAATTGTCAAAGAAGGATATTAAAGATTGCAGAAATATTGTGTTCTCATCCTAGGGCCAAAGCAGCAGCAACAGAGGTCGTTTCAAAGGAAAAGCAGAAACAGAGGCTGTCTGATTCAGAGCAGATACATCTTGATATGGAAAGCGAAGATCATTCAGAATATGAATCGGCTGAGGATGGAAAGGACTCCAAAGATCTCGATGACGGTGATAGTGAAAAAGAACAAGATGCCGGCGGTACTGCCGATGACATTGGGACGTCAATCAGATCAATAGATGAGACTGAACCAACAAATCGGCAATCAATAGGGCAGAAGACGGTTGAAAAAGAGCAAAGTGGGAGAACTAGTGATGGAAAGGAGGCAGAAAATGATGGCATCACAGGTGATGGGAAGGACATTTCATTCAGTGGAAACAAG TACATACTGACCATATAA